A genomic window from Indioceanicola profundi includes:
- a CDS encoding homocysteine S-methyltransferase family protein, which translates to MAKYRSRLPQLGDKLFLTDAGIETTLIFHEGFDLPYFAAFDLLNTGQGREALQRYFRQHAGIAVRNGAGFILESATWRASPDWGLKLGYTPERLAEINRQAVRMLIDLRREMETPASPMVVSGCVGPRGDGYDPKAVMTAEEAEAYHAFQIGIFADANADQVTAITMTNVGEAVGVTRAAQAAGMPVAISFTLETDGRLPTGQSLKDAVEQVDAATGGAPVYYMINCAHPSHFQDVLEAAAWMRRVRGLRANASKRSHAELDSAPDLDDGDPVELGADYARLRSDFPWINVLGGCCGTDHRHIERICGACVEEARVA; encoded by the coding sequence ATGGCGAAGTACAGGAGCCGGCTTCCCCAGCTCGGCGACAAGCTTTTCCTTACGGATGCGGGCATCGAGACCACGCTGATCTTTCACGAGGGCTTTGATCTTCCCTACTTTGCAGCCTTCGACCTGCTCAACACCGGGCAGGGTCGCGAAGCGCTGCAGCGCTACTTCAGACAGCATGCTGGAATTGCGGTGCGGAACGGAGCCGGCTTTATCCTGGAAAGCGCGACTTGGCGGGCCAGCCCGGACTGGGGCCTCAAGCTTGGCTACACGCCGGAAAGGCTGGCGGAGATCAATCGGCAGGCGGTCAGGATGCTTATTGACCTCCGGCGCGAAATGGAAACGCCTGCCAGCCCCATGGTGGTCAGCGGCTGCGTCGGCCCGCGGGGCGACGGTTACGATCCCAAGGCCGTAATGACGGCGGAAGAGGCGGAGGCGTATCATGCCTTCCAGATCGGAATATTCGCTGACGCGAATGCCGATCAGGTCACGGCTATCACCATGACCAATGTCGGTGAGGCTGTTGGAGTGACGCGGGCGGCACAGGCGGCCGGCATGCCCGTCGCCATCTCCTTCACGCTGGAAACGGACGGCCGGCTACCGACCGGCCAGTCGCTGAAGGACGCGGTGGAGCAGGTCGATGCGGCGACCGGCGGCGCGCCGGTCTACTACATGATCAACTGCGCCCATCCCAGCCACTTCCAGGACGTGCTGGAGGCTGCTGCCTGGATGCGTCGGGTTCGCGGCCTTCGTGCCAATGCGTCCAAGCGAAGCCATGCCGAATTGGACTCGGCCCCTGACCTGGACGATGGCGACCCGGTGGAGCTGGGCGCCGATTATGCGCGCCTGCGTAGCGACTTTCCCTGGATCAATGTGCTGGGCGGCTGTTGCGGCACCGATCACCGCCACATCGAGCGGATCTGCGGCGCCTGCGTGGAAGAAGCCCGGGTGGCGTGA
- a CDS encoding TonB-dependent receptor, translated as MRTHIRTGLLAATALPLLAGLAQAQTAPPGPPSMMEEIIVTAEKRAASLQDTPVAVTAFSQQGLDRQQVTDLRSIVSLVPGLQIGQSSNQAAVDVAIRGIVSTNRSEVGDPAVAFHVDGVYSPRPQGATALLYDVERVEVLRGPQGTLFGRNANAGVVNVVTAKPDPSDQSGSIDLTAGNYDLFRMKGHLNLPITDNLAIRAAGYMEQREGFIDFAPGSQVPPGADKYDNSDRYSARISVLWTPMENLSLHLAGERFSDQGAGTVPVNVDPIPGHDLRSAIIDSPGILDQVNDSIRFRADYEPTDWVGLSYLFGYAHMTRENVNDNDVGYALHPSLRALPNPPVTPSFGEERRFQRGVFDSFQHEIQLKSIDAEVVDWLIGAFYYEEENDIRFDIDFFDDAGSVPGALDPNDRRDAQTFIQPDRDLSSYALFTQNTWHVTQEWRLTGGLRYTRDRKKDTGGRNYVCNQNNSTPAQGGINVIGIPTSEIPNLCVVTARNDANKKWSKLTWMARIEHDLNPDVLLYAMANTGFKSGVIQDGGSFADPETVTNYEVGAKFTLLDGAMTLNNVAFYSDYSDILRARTVIGDNGIQQLVTENATKATIYGIESEASWQITDSDRLQIAAAYLNAEYDEFLTVDTNIFTPGNPNGVTNLEGNKLPFAPEFSITAVYEHYFTLPNGGQIVPRIQSKYQTAMYLTDFNRPSDRQDDYTRTDLSLRYESPEDWTVEVFVLNVEDEDVKNNVDIRGQQPASTGAVPGFPGVARAFYDAPRTWGVRAAYRF; from the coding sequence ATGAGAACGCATATCCGAACCGGCCTGCTTGCCGCGACCGCCCTGCCGCTCCTCGCCGGCCTCGCGCAGGCGCAGACGGCCCCGCCGGGTCCGCCCTCCATGATGGAGGAGATCATCGTCACGGCGGAGAAGCGCGCGGCCTCGCTCCAGGACACGCCGGTCGCCGTCACCGCCTTCAGCCAGCAGGGCCTCGACCGCCAGCAGGTCACCGATCTCCGCAGCATCGTGTCGCTGGTGCCGGGCCTGCAGATCGGCCAGAGCTCCAACCAGGCCGCGGTGGACGTGGCGATCCGCGGCATAGTCTCCACCAACCGGTCGGAGGTCGGCGACCCCGCCGTGGCCTTCCATGTGGACGGGGTCTACTCGCCCCGCCCGCAGGGTGCCACCGCCCTTCTGTACGATGTGGAGCGGGTGGAAGTTCTGCGCGGCCCGCAGGGCACCCTGTTCGGGCGCAACGCCAATGCCGGTGTGGTCAATGTCGTCACGGCCAAACCCGATCCGAGCGATCAGTCGGGCTCCATCGATCTCACGGCCGGCAATTACGATCTCTTCCGCATGAAGGGGCATCTGAACCTGCCCATCACGGACAATCTGGCGATCCGCGCCGCCGGCTATATGGAGCAGCGGGAGGGCTTCATCGATTTCGCCCCGGGGTCCCAGGTGCCGCCGGGCGCGGACAAGTACGACAACTCGGATCGCTACTCCGCCCGCATCAGCGTCCTCTGGACGCCGATGGAAAATCTGTCCCTGCATCTGGCGGGTGAGCGCTTCTCCGACCAGGGCGCCGGCACCGTGCCGGTGAATGTCGATCCCATCCCTGGCCATGATCTCCGCTCCGCCATCATCGACAGCCCCGGCATCCTGGATCAGGTCAATGACTCCATCCGGTTCCGGGCCGATTACGAGCCGACGGACTGGGTGGGCCTCAGCTACCTGTTCGGCTACGCGCACATGACGCGGGAGAACGTCAACGACAACGATGTCGGCTATGCCCTGCACCCCAGCCTGCGCGCCCTGCCGAACCCGCCGGTAACTCCGTCCTTCGGGGAGGAGCGCCGCTTCCAGCGCGGCGTGTTCGACAGCTTCCAGCATGAAATTCAGTTGAAGTCCATCGATGCCGAGGTGGTCGACTGGCTGATCGGGGCCTTCTACTATGAGGAGGAGAACGATATCCGGTTCGATATCGACTTCTTTGACGATGCCGGCTCCGTTCCCGGCGCGCTGGACCCGAACGACCGGCGCGATGCCCAGACCTTCATCCAGCCAGACCGCGACCTGTCCTCCTACGCCCTCTTCACCCAGAACACTTGGCATGTGACGCAGGAATGGCGGCTGACCGGCGGTCTCCGCTACACCCGCGACCGGAAGAAGGATACCGGCGGCCGGAACTATGTCTGCAACCAGAACAACTCTACGCCGGCCCAGGGCGGCATCAACGTCATCGGCATTCCCACCAGCGAAATTCCGAACCTGTGCGTGGTGACGGCCCGGAACGATGCCAACAAGAAATGGTCCAAGCTCACCTGGATGGCCCGTATCGAGCACGATCTGAATCCCGACGTGCTGCTCTATGCCATGGCCAACACCGGCTTCAAATCCGGCGTCATCCAGGATGGCGGCTCCTTCGCCGATCCGGAAACCGTGACAAACTATGAGGTCGGCGCCAAGTTTACTCTTCTGGACGGGGCCATGACCCTGAACAATGTGGCCTTCTATTCCGATTACAGCGACATCCTGCGCGCCCGCACGGTGATCGGCGACAACGGCATCCAGCAGCTGGTGACCGAGAACGCGACCAAGGCCACGATCTACGGCATCGAAAGCGAGGCTTCCTGGCAGATCACGGACTCCGACCGCCTGCAGATCGCCGCGGCCTACCTGAACGCCGAGTATGACGAGTTCCTGACTGTCGACACCAATATCTTCACGCCGGGAAATCCCAACGGGGTCACGAACCTCGAGGGCAACAAACTTCCCTTCGCGCCGGAATTCTCTATCACCGCCGTCTATGAGCATTATTTCACGCTACCCAATGGCGGCCAGATCGTGCCGCGCATCCAGTCCAAGTACCAGACCGCCATGTATCTGACGGACTTCAACCGGCCGAGCGACCGCCAGGACGATTACACCCGCACCGACCTTTCGCTGCGCTATGAATCGCCCGAGGATTGGACGGTGGAAGTCTTCGTCCTCAACGTGGAGGATGAGGACGTGAAGAATAACGTCGATATCCGCGGACAGCAGCCGGCATCGACCGGGGCCGTGCCGGGCTTCCCGGGCGTGGCGCGGGCCTTCTACGACGCGCCGCGCACCTGGGGCGTGCGCGCGGCCTACCGCTTCTGA
- a CDS encoding LacI family DNA-binding transcriptional regulator translates to MHMQRINLKTLAEHLGLSVTTVSRALKDGPEVKPDTVQRVKEAAAELGYLPDAGGVYLRTGRTMKVCSIFFAPEVADYGDAGFLAQVESLSAGLEGEMYNLIVLAQTAGQTPLDPVRRVFQQRLADALVFSRTTPLDDRVRFCLEFKFPFVSFGRTELQTPHAYVDHDDEGGVFDAVTRLAAEGHKRIALYNPAGGLTYTGLRLRGYQRALAEAGLPWDKSLLIGSDLSVWASQGAVGELLARDGSVTAIVCANQLSMFGAMEAALERGIDPGRDGLRIVGFGGMPFRMPVERGVTYYYQPQRRDGEVLAHHLLAQLKGTPAAELQTVLPYQRIEDLQQFRLDLRAQAAAKASFAAATAPSAAAPGADGGTKGEGTG, encoded by the coding sequence ATGCACATGCAACGGATCAACCTCAAGACCTTGGCGGAGCATCTCGGCCTGTCGGTGACGACAGTGTCCCGGGCGCTGAAGGACGGGCCTGAGGTCAAGCCGGACACGGTGCAGCGGGTGAAGGAGGCGGCGGCCGAGCTGGGCTATCTGCCCGATGCCGGCGGGGTCTATCTGCGCACCGGCCGCACCATGAAGGTCTGCTCGATCTTCTTCGCCCCCGAAGTGGCCGATTACGGCGACGCCGGCTTCCTGGCCCAGGTGGAAAGCCTCTCCGCCGGGCTGGAGGGGGAGATGTACAACCTCATCGTCCTGGCCCAGACGGCGGGGCAGACGCCGCTCGACCCGGTGCGCCGGGTGTTCCAGCAGCGCCTGGCCGACGCGCTGGTCTTCTCCCGCACGACGCCGCTGGACGACCGGGTGCGCTTCTGCCTGGAGTTCAAGTTCCCCTTCGTCAGCTTCGGCCGCACCGAGCTGCAGACGCCGCACGCCTATGTCGACCATGACGACGAAGGCGGGGTGTTCGACGCCGTGACCCGGCTGGCGGCGGAGGGGCACAAGCGCATCGCGCTCTACAACCCTGCCGGCGGCCTGACCTATACCGGGCTGCGCCTGCGCGGCTACCAGCGCGCCTTGGCGGAGGCCGGGCTTCCCTGGGACAAGTCGCTGCTGATCGGCTCCGACCTGTCGGTCTGGGCCAGCCAGGGTGCGGTGGGCGAGCTGCTGGCGCGGGACGGTTCGGTGACGGCCATCGTCTGCGCCAACCAGCTTTCCATGTTCGGCGCCATGGAGGCGGCGCTGGAACGCGGCATCGACCCCGGCCGCGACGGGCTGCGCATCGTCGGCTTCGGCGGCATGCCCTTCCGCATGCCGGTGGAGCGCGGCGTCACCTACTACTACCAGCCGCAGCGCCGGGACGGCGAGGTGCTGGCCCATCACCTGCTTGCACAACTGAAGGGCACCCCGGCAGCCGAGCTGCAGACGGTGCTGCCCTATCAGCGCATCGAGGATCTGCAACAGTTCCGCCTGGACCTCAGGGCCCAGGCCGCGGCGAAGGCCAGCTTCGCCGCAGCCACCGCTCCCTCTGCGGCTGCCCCCGGCGCCGACGGCGGGACCAAGGGGGAGGGTACCGGATGA
- a CDS encoding GH1 family beta-glucosidase gives MRFPDGFQWGVSTSSFQIEGGADDDGRGASIWDTYCAAPGKVANGDTGRVACDHYHRWAEDLDLIAGLGARIYRFSIMWGRVLPEGVGATNPKGLDFYDRLVDGMLERGLKPWPCLYHWDLPQALQDRGGWTNRDSAGWFADYAALMAGRLADRVENWVTFNEPSVSAWVGHEEGRHAPGLTDPRAAARAAHHINLSHGRAVAVLRDLSPGKGIGFVLPVHKGRTLPQFQERDAHLIRLYEDKWNGVFLDPVYKGRYPDSVLDRMAEHIRPGDMEEINRPVDFLGVNHYFPTYLLPSEEPASWPFRFAEPPKYMRRTEMGWAIDGDAFREVLMILKDEYGNPPVHVTENGGAFIDVAGPDGRVDDQDRIAYYRDYLTGMGRAIAAGADVRSFMPWSLLDNFEWARGYAKRFGLVHVDFQTQKRTPKASYRFMQQVIANNALPSG, from the coding sequence ATGCGGTTTCCGGATGGCTTCCAGTGGGGGGTTTCCACCTCCAGCTTCCAGATCGAGGGTGGGGCGGACGATGATGGCCGCGGCGCTAGCATCTGGGACACCTACTGCGCCGCGCCGGGAAAGGTCGCCAATGGCGACACCGGCCGGGTCGCCTGCGACCACTATCACCGCTGGGCGGAGGACCTGGACCTGATCGCGGGTCTGGGCGCCAGGATCTACCGCTTCTCCATCATGTGGGGCCGGGTCCTGCCGGAGGGGGTGGGCGCCACCAATCCCAAGGGGCTGGACTTCTACGACCGGCTCGTGGACGGGATGCTGGAGCGGGGGCTGAAGCCCTGGCCCTGCCTGTACCATTGGGATCTGCCGCAGGCCTTGCAGGATCGTGGCGGTTGGACCAACCGCGACAGTGCCGGCTGGTTCGCCGACTATGCGGCGCTGATGGCCGGCCGGCTTGCCGACCGGGTGGAGAACTGGGTGACCTTCAACGAGCCCAGCGTGTCCGCCTGGGTCGGGCATGAGGAGGGGCGGCACGCCCCCGGCCTGACCGATCCCCGCGCGGCCGCCCGCGCCGCCCACCACATCAACCTCTCCCATGGCAGGGCGGTGGCCGTGCTGCGCGACCTCAGCCCCGGCAAGGGCATCGGCTTTGTGCTGCCTGTCCACAAGGGTCGGACCCTGCCGCAGTTCCAGGAGCGCGACGCCCACCTGATCCGGCTTTACGAGGACAAGTGGAACGGCGTCTTCCTCGATCCGGTCTACAAAGGCCGCTACCCGGATTCCGTGCTCGACCGCATGGCCGAACATATCCGCCCCGGCGATATGGAGGAGATCAACCGGCCGGTCGATTTCCTGGGCGTGAACCATTATTTCCCGACATATCTGCTGCCCAGCGAAGAACCGGCCTCCTGGCCGTTCCGCTTCGCCGAGCCGCCAAAATACATGCGCCGGACGGAAATGGGCTGGGCCATCGACGGCGATGCCTTCCGCGAAGTGCTGATGATCCTCAAGGACGAATACGGCAACCCGCCGGTCCATGTGACGGAGAATGGCGGCGCCTTCATCGATGTCGCCGGCCCGGACGGCCGCGTGGACGACCAGGACCGCATCGCCTATTACCGCGACTACCTGACCGGCATGGGACGGGCCATCGCGGCCGGCGCCGATGTGAGGAGCTTCATGCCCTGGTCGCTGCTGGACAATTTCGAGTGGGCGCGCGGCTATGCCAAGCGCTTCGGGTTGGTCCATGTGGATTTCCAGACCCAGAAGCGCACGCCCAAGGCCTCCTACCGCTTCATGCAGCAGGTCATCGCCAACAACGCCTTGCCCTCGGGCTGA
- a CDS encoding ABC transporter substrate-binding protein produces MHWLTSGGESAALEVVRDAFTARGGDWRDAPVPGGSAARSAAINRILGGKPPGVFLFSLGSQLDELAGEELVAPVPGDVAEWESALPPIIAKASRHDGRFVAAPMNIHGENWMFYNAAVLRNAGVEVPRTWPEFLAAAERLKAMGKIPIALGGQPWQERILFNAVLLGIGGRDFYTRIYGQLDREAMRSETMLEIFRTVAKLRDHVDEGSPGRRWNQATSMLMRGEAAFQFMGDWAKGDITAAGFQPGEEIGCAFAPAEELAYIMVVDAWAFTRSRDPAVDAGQRLFVEVAMDKQVQAELNRRKGSIPVRADIPVEGFDPCSRHAMEVIRDPATHLVSTGLFGLPGGVSGAIDDAISHFWNDRRLTPEEGQALFESTVLAFN; encoded by the coding sequence ATGCACTGGCTGACATCCGGCGGCGAATCCGCGGCCCTGGAAGTAGTCCGCGATGCCTTCACCGCCCGGGGCGGCGATTGGCGGGATGCGCCGGTCCCCGGCGGCTCGGCCGCCCGCTCCGCCGCCATCAACCGGATCCTGGGCGGCAAGCCGCCGGGCGTCTTCCTGTTCTCGCTGGGCTCCCAGCTTGACGAGTTGGCGGGGGAGGAGCTGGTGGCGCCGGTTCCAGGCGATGTGGCGGAATGGGAATCCGCCCTGCCCCCGATCATCGCCAAGGCGTCCCGCCACGACGGGCGGTTCGTGGCAGCACCCATGAACATCCACGGCGAGAACTGGATGTTCTACAACGCGGCCGTCCTGCGCAACGCCGGCGTGGAGGTGCCGCGCACCTGGCCGGAGTTCCTGGCCGCGGCGGAAAGGCTGAAAGCCATGGGAAAAATCCCCATCGCCCTGGGCGGCCAGCCCTGGCAGGAGCGGATCCTGTTCAACGCCGTGCTGCTCGGCATCGGCGGGCGCGACTTCTATACGCGCATCTACGGCCAGCTCGACCGTGAGGCGATGCGATCCGAAACGATGCTGGAAATCTTCCGCACCGTGGCGAAACTGCGCGACCATGTGGACGAGGGCAGCCCCGGCCGGCGCTGGAACCAGGCGACCTCGATGCTGATGCGCGGGGAGGCGGCGTTCCAGTTCATGGGCGACTGGGCCAAGGGCGACATCACCGCCGCCGGCTTCCAGCCGGGGGAGGAGATCGGCTGCGCCTTCGCCCCGGCGGAGGAGCTGGCCTATATCATGGTGGTGGATGCCTGGGCCTTCACGCGGAGCCGCGATCCCGCCGTCGATGCCGGACAGCGCCTGTTCGTGGAGGTCGCCATGGACAAGCAGGTGCAGGCGGAGCTGAACCGGCGCAAGGGCTCCATCCCCGTGCGCGCCGACATTCCGGTGGAGGGGTTCGATCCCTGCTCCCGCCATGCGATGGAGGTGATCCGCGACCCGGCCACCCATCTGGTCAGCACCGGCCTGTTCGGGCTTCCGGGCGGTGTCTCCGGGGCCATCGATGATGCCATCTCGCACTTCTGGAACGACCGCCGCCTGACGCCCGAGGAGGGCCAGGCCCTGTTCGAGAGCACCGTTCTGGCCTTCAACTGA
- a CDS encoding carbohydrate ABC transporter permease — protein sequence MGHPNAPRWRLPRGAAPALALVPATAITFVCFYLFIGWTFAISLTGSRLLPSWDFVGLEQYRRLFASTRWWVAMENLVVYGGLFVGGCILLGYLLAILIDRGVRAEGVFRTVFMLPLSMSFIVTGIIWQWMLNPGLGIQQAVRGLGWEEFAFNWLVRADRSIYTVAIAGIWQQVGLSMALFLAGLRGIDPNIWKATRVDGIPTWRVYWDIITPMLRATFFTTTILLFSLAVKSFDLVVALTGGGPGFSSDLPARFVMEHILTRQELGLGAAGAFMMLCTIAAAVAPYLYLQIRQGRNA from the coding sequence ATGGGACACCCAAATGCGCCGCGATGGCGCCTGCCCCGCGGCGCGGCGCCGGCGCTGGCCCTGGTGCCCGCCACGGCCATCACCTTCGTCTGCTTCTACCTGTTCATCGGCTGGACCTTCGCCATCTCGCTCACCGGGTCGCGGCTGCTGCCGTCCTGGGACTTCGTGGGGCTGGAGCAGTACCGCCGCCTGTTCGCCAGCACCCGCTGGTGGGTGGCGATGGAGAACCTGGTGGTCTATGGCGGGCTGTTCGTCGGCGGCTGCATCCTGCTGGGCTATCTGCTGGCGATCCTGATCGACCGCGGCGTCCGGGCGGAAGGCGTGTTCCGCACCGTCTTCATGCTGCCGCTGTCCATGTCCTTCATCGTCACCGGCATCATCTGGCAATGGATGCTGAACCCCGGTCTCGGCATCCAGCAGGCGGTGCGCGGGCTGGGCTGGGAGGAGTTCGCCTTCAACTGGCTGGTCCGGGCCGACCGCTCCATCTACACCGTGGCCATCGCCGGCATCTGGCAGCAGGTCGGCCTCAGCATGGCCCTGTTCCTGGCCGGGCTGCGCGGCATCGATCCCAACATCTGGAAGGCCACGCGGGTCGACGGCATTCCGACCTGGCGGGTCTATTGGGACATCATCACCCCGATGCTGCGCGCCACCTTCTTCACCACCACCATCCTGCTCTTCTCCCTGGCGGTGAAGTCCTTCGATCTGGTGGTGGCCCTGACCGGCGGCGGGCCGGGCTTCTCCTCCGACCTGCCGGCGCGCTTCGTGATGGAGCACATCCTGACCAGGCAGGAGCTGGGGCTGGGCGCTGCCGGCGCCTTCATGATGCTGTGCACCATCGCGGCCGCCGTCGCTCCCTATCTCTATCTCCAGATCCGGCAGGGGAGGAACGCATGA
- a CDS encoding carbohydrate ABC transporter permease: MNRMRRGALHLLLGTAALTVLFPLLVMLSTSLKPLEEINNGSLFALPREPTLAAWQRAWGEVCISGDCSGLSVWFANSFAIVLPALFGSLALGAITGYALSLRSSRYADLLFAALLIGLFIPPQVTLYPMIVLVRELGLFGSLGGLIFVHMVWGLAFVTLLFRNFFLSVPRDLLKSARIDGAGFLPTFWYIMLPLSLPVCAVALVLQFTYIWNDFLLGLTFAGLGRQPVTVALNTLAGSQFGPQEYNVNMAATMIAALPTILVYFLSGRLFVRGIAAGAVKG; this comes from the coding sequence ATGAACCGGATGCGCCGCGGCGCTCTCCATCTGCTGCTGGGCACGGCGGCGCTGACCGTTCTGTTCCCGCTGCTGGTGATGCTCTCCACCTCCCTGAAGCCGCTGGAGGAGATCAACAACGGCTCCCTCTTCGCCCTGCCGCGGGAGCCCACGCTGGCGGCTTGGCAGCGGGCCTGGGGCGAGGTCTGCATCAGCGGCGACTGCAGCGGCCTGTCCGTCTGGTTCGCCAATTCCTTCGCCATCGTGCTGCCGGCCCTGTTCGGCTCGCTGGCGCTGGGCGCCATCACCGGCTACGCGCTCAGCCTGCGCAGCTCGCGCTATGCCGACCTGCTGTTCGCGGCGCTGCTGATCGGGCTGTTCATCCCGCCGCAGGTGACGCTCTATCCCATGATCGTGCTGGTGCGCGAGCTGGGGCTGTTCGGCAGCCTGGGCGGGCTGATCTTCGTGCACATGGTCTGGGGTCTGGCCTTCGTGACCCTGCTGTTCCGCAATTTCTTCCTGTCGGTTCCGCGCGACCTGCTGAAGTCCGCCAGGATCGACGGGGCGGGCTTCCTACCCACCTTCTGGTACATCATGCTGCCCCTGTCGCTGCCGGTCTGCGCCGTGGCGCTGGTGCTGCAGTTCACCTACATCTGGAACGACTTCCTGCTGGGCCTGACCTTCGCCGGGCTGGGCCGCCAGCCGGTGACCGTGGCCCTGAACACCCTGGCCGGGTCGCAGTTCGGGCCGCAGGAATACAACGTCAACATGGCCGCCACCATGATCGCGGCCCTGCCCACCATCCTGGTCTATTTCCTGTCCGGACGGCTGTTCGTGCGCGGGATCGCGGCCGGCGCCGTGAAGGGATAA
- a CDS encoding ABC transporter ATP-binding protein: MQQVRLNNIRKCYGSAAILESISLDIEPGEFLVLLGPSGCGKSTLLNIVAGLEAASGGTIHFGDRDVTGLEPDERDIAMVFQSYALYPTMSVRRNIGFGLKMRGEPAAMVERRVQEVAGLLQISHLLDRKPSQLSGGQQQRVAIGRALVRQPSVFLLDEPLSNLDAKLRADMRVELKRLHGESRRTTLYVTHDQVEAMTLASRIVVLEKGRIQQCDRPEVVYARPANRFVASFVGAPTMNFVEGRLEAAGDGAGLRVEDLLIPLPGLKAGAGVQAGHSVVLGFRPEHASIAAAGAPATVPGRVLMSEPTGPDLYVLVALAQQQITMRVAPGTDLSMHGPVPLQLDGAAVSLFCPRDGHRLN, encoded by the coding sequence ATGCAACAGGTCCGTCTGAACAACATCCGCAAGTGCTACGGCAGCGCCGCCATCCTGGAGAGCATCTCCCTGGACATCGAGCCGGGCGAGTTCCTGGTGCTGCTGGGGCCGTCCGGCTGCGGCAAGTCCACCTTGCTGAACATCGTGGCGGGGCTGGAGGCGGCCAGCGGCGGCACCATCCACTTCGGCGACCGCGACGTCACCGGCCTGGAACCGGATGAGCGGGACATCGCCATGGTGTTCCAGTCCTACGCGCTTTACCCCACCATGTCGGTGCGCCGGAACATCGGCTTCGGCCTGAAGATGCGTGGAGAGCCGGCCGCAATGGTGGAGCGGCGGGTGCAGGAGGTTGCCGGCCTGCTCCAGATCAGCCACCTGCTGGACCGCAAGCCGTCCCAGCTTTCCGGCGGGCAGCAGCAGCGCGTCGCCATCGGCCGCGCCCTGGTGCGCCAGCCGTCGGTGTTCCTGCTGGATGAGCCCTTGTCCAACCTGGACGCCAAGCTGCGCGCCGACATGCGGGTGGAGCTGAAGCGCCTACATGGCGAAAGCCGCCGCACGACCCTGTACGTGACCCACGACCAGGTGGAGGCGATGACCCTGGCCAGCCGCATCGTCGTACTGGAGAAGGGCCGCATCCAGCAATGCGACCGGCCGGAGGTGGTCTATGCCCGCCCGGCTAACCGCTTTGTGGCCTCCTTCGTCGGCGCGCCCACCATGAACTTCGTCGAGGGCAGGCTGGAAGCGGCGGGCGACGGCGCCGGCCTGCGGGTCGAGGATCTGCTGATCCCCCTGCCCGGCCTCAAGGCCGGGGCCGGGGTGCAGGCCGGGCACAGCGTGGTTCTGGGCTTCCGGCCGGAGCATGCCAGCATCGCAGCTGCCGGTGCGCCCGCCACGGTTCCCGGCCGGGTGCTGATGTCGGAGCCGACAGGGCCGGATCTCTATGTCCTGGTAGCGCTGGCGCAGCAGCAGATCACCATGCGCGTGGCCCCCGGCACAGACCTTTCCATGCACGGCCCCGTCCCGCTCCAGCTCGACGGAGCCGCGGTCAGCCTGTTCTGCCCGCGCGACGGGCATCGCCTGAACTGA
- a CDS encoding gluconokinase — translation MKGPASILVMGVCGCGKSSVGAALSEALGMPFLEADGLHPPENVARMAAGIPLTDEDRRGWLDSIAQRLQDAGVRGAGLVVACSALKRAYRDRLRMAAPDLRIVHLVGSESLLRSRMSLREGHFMPVTLLESQLATLEPPDRAENAIACDIGQPVDAIVDHALRHLLA, via the coding sequence ATGAAGGGTCCAGCATCCATCCTGGTCATGGGCGTCTGCGGCTGCGGCAAGTCCAGTGTCGGCGCGGCCTTGTCGGAGGCACTCGGCATGCCGTTCCTGGAGGCCGACGGCCTGCACCCGCCGGAGAATGTCGCCCGCATGGCGGCCGGCATTCCCCTGACGGATGAGGACCGGCGCGGCTGGCTGGACAGCATCGCCCAGCGCCTCCAGGACGCCGGCGTGCGTGGCGCGGGGCTGGTGGTGGCCTGCTCCGCCCTGAAGCGCGCCTATCGCGACCGGCTGCGGATGGCAGCACCCGACCTGCGCATCGTGCATCTGGTCGGATCGGAAAGCCTGCTGCGATCGCGGATGTCCCTGCGCGAGGGGCACTTCATGCCGGTGACCCTGCTGGAAAGCCAGCTCGCCACGCTAGAGCCGCCGGACAGGGCCGAGAACGCCATCGCCTGCGACATCGGCCAGCCGGTGGACGCCATCGTCGACCACGCGCTTCGGCATCTGCTGGCCTGA